Within Vannielia litorea, the genomic segment GAGCTTCTGCCCGGCCACGCGCTCACCCTGCGCGGCGTTGGCAAGGATTTCGAGGTGTCGATGACCCCGGCCCGCGAGGCGGTGCGGCGGCTGGCGGCGGAAGGGGCGCTGACCCTCTCCGCGTCGGGCCGTGTATCCACGCCGGTGCTGTCGAACGACCGGATCGAGGAACTGGCCGCGATTCGTGCCCTTCTGGAGCCGGAACTGGCCACCCGCGCCCTGCCGCGCGCCCACATGGCGCTGATCGAGCGGCTGGAGGCAGTGAACGCGACCATCGCGGAGGTCACGGCGCGGGGCGATGCGGCGGGATACATCCGGGCGAACCTCGAATTTCACCGCACCCTCTACCTGCGGGCCCAGGCCCCGGCGATGCTGGCGCTGGCCGAGACGGTCTGGCTCCAGCTCGGCCCCACCATGCGGCTGCTCTACGACAGGCTGCGCCGCAACGAGGTGCCGCGCCATCATCGGCTGATCGTGGCGGCCCTCAAGGCTGGCGATGAGCCGGGCCTGCGGTTGGCCGTGCGCTCCGACGTGACCGGCGGTCTGAGGATGCTGGCCACCTGAGGCGGGGCGTCACAGGCTCCGCAGCATGCCCTGCATCTCCAGCGCCGAAATCCCCAGCGTGGCGGCCAGTCGGGCAAGAAAGCCCTTCTCGGATTGGGTGATCGTGCCGTCCGACACGGTAACCATCAGCGCCCCCCGCATCAGCGTCTCGCGCTGGTGCGCGTTGAGGCCCTGGCCGAAGGCGCGGAACTCGTCATCGGAGATCTTGCTGCCCGCCATGCCGATCAGCCGCTCGATCTGCTCGGCGGGGTAGGCAAGGCCGGTGAGCTTCTGGCTGGCGAAGGCGATGAGCTTCACCTCCTCCGGGTCCACCACGCCATCGG encodes:
- a CDS encoding GntR family transcriptional regulator, translated to MLIQPPPTDAAPPNRDIPAHAGAATAAHDRVYRALRTRIMHGELLPGHALTLRGVGKDFEVSMTPAREAVRRLAAEGALTLSASGRVSTPVLSNDRIEELAAIRALLEPELATRALPRAHMALIERLEAVNATIAEVTARGDAAGYIRANLEFHRTLYLRAQAPAMLALAETVWLQLGPTMRLLYDRLRRNEVPRHHRLIVAALKAGDEPGLRLAVRSDVTGGLRMLAT